The following proteins are encoded in a genomic region of Thioclava nitratireducens:
- a CDS encoding phage capsid protein produces MSLEVTQHHKLQYAASVQMVAQQTKNPFQSAVTPAPASGEAQSVSDLLDAVEYSRGKEKSRRNPENPVTGSRRWAVLPEPVETGQYITKEDKFRTATDPTSSYVRAHTMAVNRGRADLILGISKGDNGKFSVTEGGVLGIAREGKTPGTGTALPASQYLANGGTGLELAKLITAVEMLNLADFGLEDNMDELFCAITPKQKTDLLNIAAASKVNLNAFQIQQLETGKPTTLMGITWIFTNRLPLKSGTADIRLNPVWAKSNIIEAEWQAVKGEMWNDTAAKNLPYAYVSSYTDVVRAQDKGVVVIESKEA; encoded by the coding sequence ATGTCCCTGGAAGTTACGCAGCACCACAAGCTGCAATACGCGGCCTCGGTCCAGATGGTCGCGCAGCAAACCAAGAACCCGTTTCAGAGCGCAGTGACCCCGGCCCCGGCCTCGGGCGAAGCTCAGTCGGTTTCCGACCTGCTCGATGCCGTCGAATATTCGCGCGGCAAAGAGAAGTCGCGCCGCAACCCCGAAAACCCGGTCACCGGCTCGCGCCGCTGGGCCGTTCTGCCCGAACCGGTTGAGACCGGGCAGTACATCACCAAGGAAGACAAGTTCCGCACCGCGACCGATCCGACCTCGAGCTACGTTCGCGCCCACACCATGGCCGTGAACCGTGGCCGCGCCGACCTGATCCTAGGCATCTCCAAGGGCGACAACGGCAAGTTCTCGGTGACCGAAGGAGGCGTCCTGGGGATCGCGCGCGAGGGCAAGACCCCGGGCACCGGCACCGCACTGCCGGCCAGCCAGTATCTCGCCAATGGCGGAACCGGCCTCGAACTCGCGAAGCTCATAACCGCCGTCGAAATGCTGAACCTCGCGGACTTCGGCCTCGAGGACAACATGGACGAGTTGTTCTGCGCGATCACGCCGAAGCAGAAAACCGACCTGCTGAACATCGCAGCCGCGTCGAAGGTCAACCTCAACGCGTTCCAGATCCAGCAGCTGGAGACCGGCAAGCCCACGACCCTGATGGGGATCACCTGGATCTTCACCAACCGGCTCCCCCTCAAGAGCGGTACGGCTGATATCCGTCTGAACCCGGTTTGGGCGAAGTCGAACATCATCGAGGCGGAATGGCAGGCGGTGAAGGGCGAGATGTGGAACGACACCGCGGCCAAGAACCTGCCCTACGCCTATGTCAGCTCCTACACCGACGTGGTGCGGGCGCAGGACAAGGGCGTCGTGGTCATCGAGAGCAAGGAAGCCTGA
- a CDS encoding DUF7681 family protein, with amino-acid sequence MQSKGQYRVGISFNPSSDTTVDLIKGIAAELIDLIEQIPSDHETAQGNEAGRLKALAQNKVEEAAMWAVKAQTKPAPAEG; translated from the coding sequence ATGCAGAGCAAAGGCCAATACCGCGTTGGTATTTCCTTCAACCCCTCGAGCGACACGACCGTCGATCTCATCAAAGGCATCGCGGCCGAGCTGATCGATCTTATCGAACAGATCCCCAGCGATCACGAAACGGCACAGGGCAACGAAGCAGGGCGTCTCAAAGCCCTGGCTCAGAACAAGGTCGAGGAGGCCGCGATGTGGGCGGTCAAGGCGCAGACCAAGCCTGCACCGGCGGAGGGCTGA
- a CDS encoding portal protein: MSALFTIREKDPAAQTAMRRWDEMKSDRARHERDWEAIAELIRPQRGGFSSDDHTTRGTSKPLSSAPISAQVNFSSGLYGSLTNPANRWMGLETNNRDLNAWKPAKLWLDAVTDRILDSFRPAVSPFYDATTQVFSDLAAFGNGANYDEVMLDEGRILDVTLSLAEVCYEIDAFGRVVEVVRRFKLKPAAAMSMFKGNLPAKLVKMAEDGSVEKINFYQHVLRNDDWRQRALGVKGKRWISRYACEMEQTLLRESGYDEMPFHAPRWDVESGAIYGTGPGYMALPAARAHNRMDDATMRAAQFAADPTILAPDRGDWPLNGRVRPGNVVYGGIGMNGSRMLDVLQTGGGINLTLEEKQAKIDEIRDAFHYTLMNLAGRTGMTATEVMTINEERQRLWAPYQGRVQGEYLAPKVQRRFSLLWRAGQLPPPPPEMEGAALQVTYKSAAAAAQKASEGTALLRILADIGPLAQAKPRLLDRIDDDGLLETLIDARGAPGRAFRSRDEADQLAQQRAQQEQMAQAMQAAQSGAGVAKDLHQAGMLDPQGGAQ; encoded by the coding sequence ATGAGCGCGCTCTTCACCATCCGGGAAAAGGATCCCGCCGCCCAGACCGCGATGCGGCGTTGGGACGAGATGAAATCCGATCGCGCTCGCCACGAGCGCGATTGGGAGGCAATCGCCGAGCTGATCCGGCCGCAGCGCGGCGGCTTCAGCTCGGACGATCACACGACCCGGGGCACCTCGAAGCCGCTCAGCTCGGCGCCGATCTCGGCCCAGGTGAACTTCTCCTCCGGTCTCTACGGCTCGCTCACCAACCCGGCCAACCGCTGGATGGGGCTCGAGACGAACAACCGCGATCTCAACGCCTGGAAGCCCGCCAAGTTGTGGCTCGATGCCGTGACCGATCGCATCCTCGACAGCTTCCGGCCCGCCGTGAGCCCGTTCTATGACGCGACGACGCAGGTCTTCTCTGATCTCGCGGCCTTCGGTAACGGAGCGAATTACGACGAGGTCATGCTCGACGAGGGCCGGATCCTCGATGTCACCCTGTCGCTGGCTGAGGTCTGCTATGAGATCGATGCCTTTGGGCGGGTGGTCGAGGTGGTGCGCCGCTTCAAGCTCAAGCCGGCGGCCGCGATGTCCATGTTCAAGGGCAACCTTCCCGCGAAGCTGGTGAAGATGGCCGAGGACGGCTCGGTCGAGAAGATCAATTTCTACCAGCATGTGCTGCGCAACGACGACTGGCGCCAACGTGCGCTCGGTGTGAAGGGCAAGCGCTGGATCTCGCGCTATGCCTGCGAGATGGAGCAGACGCTGCTGCGCGAGAGCGGTTACGACGAGATGCCTTTCCACGCGCCCCGCTGGGATGTGGAGAGCGGCGCGATCTACGGCACCGGGCCCGGCTACATGGCGCTGCCGGCTGCGCGCGCGCACAACCGGATGGATGACGCGACCATGCGCGCGGCTCAGTTCGCCGCCGATCCGACCATCCTCGCGCCCGATCGGGGCGATTGGCCGCTCAATGGCCGCGTCCGTCCGGGCAATGTCGTCTATGGCGGGATCGGCATGAACGGCAGCCGAATGCTCGACGTGCTGCAGACCGGCGGAGGGATCAATCTCACGCTCGAGGAAAAGCAAGCGAAGATCGACGAGATCCGTGACGCGTTCCACTACACGCTAATGAACCTCGCCGGCCGCACCGGCATGACCGCGACCGAGGTCATGACGATCAACGAGGAACGCCAGCGCCTCTGGGCCCCCTACCAGGGACGCGTCCAGGGCGAGTATCTCGCCCCCAAGGTGCAGCGGCGCTTCTCGCTTCTCTGGCGCGCCGGTCAGCTGCCGCCGCCCCCGCCGGAAATGGAAGGCGCAGCTCTCCAGGTGACCTACAAATCGGCGGCAGCTGCAGCGCAGAAGGCGAGCGAGGGGACCGCCCTGCTGCGGATCCTCGCCGATATCGGGCCGCTGGCACAGGCGAAGCCGCGCTTGCTCGATCGTATCGACGACGACGGGCTTCTGGAAACGCTGATCGATGCGCGCGGCGCGCCGGGGCGTGCGTTCCGCTCGCGCGATGAGGCCGACCAGCTCGCGCAACAGCGCGCCCAGCAGGAGCAGATGGCGCAGGCGATGCAGGCGGCCCAAAGCGGTGCTGGCGTTGCGAAGGATCTGCACCAGGCGGGGATGCTCGATCCCCAAGGAGGTGCGCAGTGA
- a CDS encoding DUF7146 domain-containing protein — translation MNAARQTYTVEDVKGMLLDRVEDVARYYAPWTEGAHIHQGGYWTLNPGRADRKVGSFVIWISGPRAGRWNDFSSTQHGDLLDLIALSLGCDLKSAFREARSFLGLQSDSPEDIARRKAAAERARQRQAEARRDEAAKRARRRKQAFALWLSARERIKNTPVEHYLRDKRGIDLERLGFQPRALRFHPACYYRHVDPETGEIIEGEFPAMLALASNLKGDGVACHRTYLGLDDRGRWGKAQLPEAKKILGDYKGASIHIWRGLGPRGGKGKRLSEADPGSHVFLTEGIEDALSCAVVLPEARILSTISLSNLAAVELPPAIASVTLVADRDEGPQARDALGRAVRAHADAGRQVRVWLNREGGKDLNDALIKRRAEQKEGAEHEELGEPPH, via the coding sequence ATGAACGCGGCGCGCCAAACATACACCGTCGAGGACGTGAAGGGCATGCTGCTCGATCGCGTGGAAGACGTGGCGCGGTACTATGCGCCCTGGACGGAAGGCGCGCACATCCATCAGGGCGGCTATTGGACGTTGAACCCGGGCCGCGCCGATCGCAAAGTCGGCAGTTTCGTGATCTGGATCTCCGGACCTCGCGCCGGGCGCTGGAACGATTTCAGCAGTACTCAACACGGCGATCTGCTGGATCTGATCGCACTCTCCCTGGGCTGCGACCTGAAATCCGCCTTCCGCGAAGCGCGCAGCTTCCTTGGCCTGCAATCTGACAGCCCCGAGGATATCGCGCGGCGCAAGGCTGCGGCCGAGCGCGCGCGGCAACGGCAGGCGGAGGCACGGCGGGATGAAGCCGCCAAGCGCGCGAGGCGGCGCAAGCAAGCCTTCGCGCTATGGCTGTCGGCGCGCGAGAGGATCAAGAACACGCCCGTGGAGCATTACCTGCGCGATAAGCGCGGGATCGACCTCGAGCGTCTGGGGTTTCAGCCCCGCGCGCTTCGGTTTCATCCGGCCTGCTATTACAGGCACGTCGATCCGGAGACCGGCGAGATCATCGAAGGCGAGTTCCCGGCGATGCTGGCGCTGGCGAGCAATCTCAAGGGAGACGGTGTCGCCTGCCACCGCACCTATCTGGGCCTCGACGATCGCGGCCGGTGGGGCAAGGCGCAACTGCCCGAGGCCAAGAAGATACTCGGCGATTACAAAGGGGCTTCGATCCACATTTGGCGTGGGCTGGGCCCGCGCGGTGGCAAGGGGAAGCGCCTGTCCGAGGCGGATCCCGGCAGCCATGTGTTCCTCACCGAGGGGATAGAGGACGCCTTGAGCTGCGCGGTGGTGCTGCCCGAGGCGCGGATCCTCTCGACGATCAGTCTTTCCAACCTCGCAGCGGTCGAACTGCCGCCGGCGATCGCCTCGGTGACGCTGGTGGCTGATCGCGATGAAGGGCCGCAGGCGCGCGACGCCCTCGGCCGCGCGGTGCGGGCGCATGCCGATGCCGGCCGCCAGGTGCGCGTCTGGCTCAATCGCGAAGGCGGCAAGGATCTTAACGACGCGCTGATCAAGCGGCGCGCGGAACAGAAAGAAGGGGCAGAGCATGAAGAATTGGGTGAACCGCCTCACTGA